CAGCGGGTTCCAGTCCGGGTAGCGATCGAAGCCGACGACGATCGGCCAGACGAGATCGGCGGGGGCATCGATGTCGATGGGCTCGGTGAGGACGTTGGCCGCGAAGAGGCCGGGGATGCGGCATGGATTGGCCGGATCGAAAGGCCCAAACGGTTTGGAGTTCAGCATGCCGTCAGCCTGGTTTGCTCATCGCCAACACGGTCAAGCCTGGCGACGTCGGGGTTGTGAAGAAATCTCCGCAGATTCCAAAACCGTTCGTCCCGAGTAGCGCACGTCTTCTCAGGGCGCGTATCGAGGGACCGTAAGCCGCCGACCTGCCTTGCAACCCGCCCCTCGATACGCGGCCGAAAAGAACGGCCGCTACTCGGGGTGAACGGATAGGGGATTCGGTTTTGATTTTTCACAAACTCGTCCTGATGAACGCCGCAGGCAACGGCCTTTTACGCGCGAGAGGATCCTTCGAGGATATGGATGGCGATGGCGGCCTCGCCCATGCCGATGAAGCCACCGCCGTTCTCGGTAAGGCCGAGGTGCGCGTGCGCCACCTGGCGCGCTCCCGCATCGCCGCGGAGCTGGTAAACGATTTCCGCAATCTGCGCCAAGCCGGTTGCGCCGATAGGATGCCCGCGGCACTCCAGACCGCCGCTGGGATTGACAGGTCGAGCGCCCCCGAGCTTGGTGGCACCCGACTCGGCGTAGGGCCCGCCCTCGCCTTCTTTGCAGAAGCCGAGGTTCTCGGTCTGCACCAGCTCACCGAATGCGGTGGCGTCGTGCACTTCGGCGGTATCGATGTCGTCTGGGCCGACACCGGCCATGTGGTAGGACTTCTCCACGGCGATCTTGGCGTGATTGCCGGGTTTGGCACTGCCGGAGGCGAGGACGGAGGCGCACACCTTGACGGGGCGCGCATCTCGCAGGCGCTTGAGATATCCCGCCGACACCAGGATGGCGGCCGCCGCACCATCTCCCATCGGAGCACACATCGCCCGTGTAAGCGGATGCGAGACCAGCCGGTCGTCGAGGACTTCCTCCACCGTCATCGTCATCCGGTATTGGGCGTCCGGATTGAGCGATCCGTGGTAGTGGTTCTTGGCGGCGATCACGGCGAGCTGACGTTGTGTGGTTCCGTAACGGCTCATATGGGCGCGGCTGGCCATCGCGTAAATGTCCATGAACGGGCTGCGCGCTCCACCGCCCTCGCCTTTCTTCTTGAGCTCGCCGCTCTGTTCCAGCTGCCGGCGCTGCTCTTCCGCTTGGGCCTGCATCATCTCGATCAGCTTGGTAGTGACTTCGACGTCGGTACCGGCCAGAAAGCTGTTGAAACCTTTCTTGCGGGTCTCGGGGTCAGCGTCGGGAGGGACGAACGTCTTCTCGGCCCCGATCGCCAACGCTACCTCGTAGGCACCCGCCGCCACGCCGAGCCAGGCGCCATGAAATGCCGACGATCCGCCGGCGCAGGCGTTCTCCACATTCATGATGGGAATCTCCCCGATCCCCAGTGGGCACAGTGCCACTTGGCCGCGAATACAATGTTGACCCGTGGACATGCCCCAGCCGGCATTGGACATCCACGCCGCTTCGAGCTGTTCCTGCTTCACCGGACTGTGGTTGAAGAGGTTCCGCATCACCATCGCGGTGAGGTCCTTGATCCCTTTGTCGGGATACTTCCCGAATGGGATCATGCCGACGGCAACAACATAAACGTCTTGCATATGCTCTCCTGGGTATGTGCTTACCGAAAATCTCTCCTGCCACAAGCACTGTCCGCAAACGGCTTCGCGGAGCGCTCCGCTGGCAGATATAGACCACCGACATCCGGAAACGCCACCACCAGGCGCGCCACCGCGCTGGTCGGTAGTCTTGTGAAGATCGAACTCGTAGTGGTACTGCTGCTGGCCGAGCTGGTCCACGCTGCGTGGAGGGAACACGATCATGATCATGTACTTTGATTTCCATACCTACTTCCGCATGCTGCGTTTGGCCCGCAAGGAGGAAAACCGCGCCGGGCGGCGGCGCCTGTTCTTCATCCTCCTCGTCCTCGTGCCCGTGGTGGCGACCTTTCACGCCATCTGCTTCTTCCTCGACAACATCCTCTTTCCCGGCCTGCGCCAGGTCGAAGTGCGCACCCCCGTATTCATCGTCGGCCACGCCCGCAGCGGCACCACCCTCATGCACCGCCTGATGAGCAAGGACGGCGAACGCTTCAGCTTCTTTCTGCTGTACGAGCTCTTCCTGCCGTCGCTCCTGCAAAAGAAGGCGATCCGCTTCCTCGCCGCCTGCGATCGGCGCTTCCTCGGCGCGCGTATCGAAAAGAACATCCAGGCATGGGAGGAGCGCAAGTTCGCCGCCACGCAGGACATGCACGCCACCGGCCTCACGGCGCCGGAGGAGGACGATTTCATCCACACCTTCTCCTGCGCCTCGGGCTTTTGGATCGTCCTGCTGCCCTACATGGGCCTGCTCGATTTCTACTACGTCGATCAGCGCCCGCCGCAGAGCCGCCGCCGCCTCATGAACTTCTATAAGGAATGCGTCAAGCGGCAGCTCTACCTGAACGGCGCCGACAAGATCCACCTGAGCAAGAACCCCACGTTCTCGGGCCGGGTCGAAAGCCTCATCGAGACGTTTCCCGACGCGCGCATCGTGGTCCTGATGCGCAACCCTTATGAAACGATTCCGAGCTTGCTGAAGCTGATGCAGCGGTCCTGGCAGCTGCGCGGCTGGGACGGCGCGCAGATGAACCGCTCGCTGCGGGCGCTCGCCGATCAATCCTTCCACACCTACAAGTATCCGCTGGAAGTCTTGGCCCGGCACCCGAACACCAAGCAGGCGATCGTCGACTATCGCGAGCTCGTCGCGCAGCCCAAGCGCACCGTCGAGGCGGTGTACGCGCAGCTCGGATTCCCCATGTCGTCCGAGTTCAGCCAGGTGCTGACTGCGGAGGAGCAGCGGGCGAAGTCCCACGAGACCACCCACACCTATAGCCTCGATGAGTTCGGCCT
This genomic window from Candidatus Binatia bacterium contains:
- a CDS encoding thiolase family protein, with the protein product MQDVYVVAVGMIPFGKYPDKGIKDLTAMVMRNLFNHSPVKQEQLEAAWMSNAGWGMSTGQHCIRGQVALCPLGIGEIPIMNVENACAGGSSAFHGAWLGVAAGAYEVALAIGAEKTFVPPDADPETRKKGFNSFLAGTDVEVTTKLIEMMQAQAEEQRRQLEQSGELKKKGEGGGARSPFMDIYAMASRAHMSRYGTTQRQLAVIAAKNHYHGSLNPDAQYRMTMTVEEVLDDRLVSHPLTRAMCAPMGDGAAAAILVSAGYLKRLRDARPVKVCASVLASGSAKPGNHAKIAVEKSYHMAGVGPDDIDTAEVHDATAFGELVQTENLGFCKEGEGGPYAESGATKLGGARPVNPSGGLECRGHPIGATGLAQIAEIVYQLRGDAGARQVAHAHLGLTENGGGFIGMGEAAIAIHILEGSSRA
- a CDS encoding sulfotransferase — translated: MIMYFDFHTYFRMLRLARKEENRAGRRRLFFILLVLVPVVATFHAICFFLDNILFPGLRQVEVRTPVFIVGHARSGTTLMHRLMSKDGERFSFFLLYELFLPSLLQKKAIRFLAACDRRFLGARIEKNIQAWEERKFAATQDMHATGLTAPEEDDFIHTFSCASGFWIVLLPYMGLLDFYYVDQRPPQSRRRLMNFYKECVKRQLYLNGADKIHLSKNPTFSGRVESLIETFPDARIVVLMRNPYETIPSLLKLMQRSWQLRGWDGAQMNRSLRALADQSFHTYKYPLEVLARHPNTKQAIVDYRELVAQPKRTVEAVYAQLGFPMSSEFSQVLTAEEQRAKSHETTHTYSLDEFGLKSDEIHAALADLFERYGWDADAPQPATSKGAR